In the genome of Pseudarthrobacter sp. IC2-21, one region contains:
- a CDS encoding LPXTG cell wall anchor domain-containing protein: MGIIITLLIIWLVLSILGFVVKGLLWLAIIGLVLFVATAVWGWLKRKTNA, encoded by the coding sequence ATGGGAATCATAATCACACTACTTATCATCTGGCTTGTGCTCTCGATCCTCGGCTTCGTGGTGAAGGGACTGCTCTGGCTGGCCATCATCGGCCTGGTGCTTTTCGTCGCCACCGCGGTCTGGGGCTGGCTGAAGCGGAAAACCAACGCCTGA
- a CDS encoding LacI family DNA-binding transcriptional regulator: MVAARAGVSTATVSLVANGKTAGRVSGENIRRVREAISELGYVVDSVGSSLAKGVSSIVILVAPDISNPFFAKVIAGVRESLGTDYQLLLSVTEAGEFPHADDVRKLMALRPAGLLVDAPNAGFLDDLAVGGPLVLLDAPGMESYAPSVNLDVAHGARELAAHLATAGHRKVAYVDSVTGTATFALRREAFLAEAENRGITADPSHIISTTIDVGAAAAAFAAAWPQWQREGVTAVVCGTDTHAYGVLQEARVAGLRIPDQLAIAGFDDLPYSATSNPSLTSVHLPATPLGLKAGEQLRRLMEGHELKQPQLTLESSLVVRNSTSPA; this comes from the coding sequence ATGGTCGCTGCCCGCGCCGGCGTTTCGACGGCGACCGTGTCCCTGGTGGCCAACGGCAAGACAGCCGGCCGCGTGTCCGGGGAGAACATTCGCCGGGTACGGGAGGCGATCTCCGAACTCGGCTACGTGGTGGACAGCGTGGGCAGTTCATTGGCCAAAGGCGTCAGCTCGATCGTGATCCTGGTGGCCCCTGACATCTCCAACCCGTTCTTCGCCAAGGTGATCGCCGGTGTGCGCGAATCCCTTGGCACTGACTACCAATTACTGCTGTCCGTTACCGAGGCCGGTGAATTCCCGCACGCGGACGACGTGCGGAAGCTGATGGCACTGCGGCCGGCAGGGTTGCTGGTTGATGCTCCGAACGCCGGGTTCCTGGATGATCTTGCTGTTGGCGGGCCGCTGGTGCTGCTGGATGCTCCCGGAATGGAGTCCTATGCGCCGTCCGTGAATCTGGATGTAGCCCACGGAGCCCGGGAACTCGCGGCGCACCTGGCCACTGCGGGGCACCGGAAAGTTGCCTATGTGGACAGCGTCACCGGGACGGCGACGTTCGCCCTTCGCCGTGAAGCCTTCCTCGCCGAGGCTGAGAACCGCGGGATCACGGCGGATCCCAGCCACATCATCAGCACCACTATCGACGTCGGCGCGGCAGCGGCTGCCTTCGCCGCGGCATGGCCGCAGTGGCAGCGCGAGGGGGTCACCGCCGTCGTCTGCGGTACGGACACGCACGCCTACGGCGTCCTGCAGGAGGCACGCGTGGCCGGTCTCCGCATCCCGGACCAGCTGGCCATCGCGGGATTCGATGACCTGCCGTACTCCGCCACCAGCAACCCCAGCCTGACCAGCGTGCACCTGCCCGCCACCCCGCTGGGCCTGAAGGCCGGTGAACAGCTGCGCCGCCTGATGGAAGGCCACGAGCTGAAGCAGCCGCAGCTGACCTTGGAAAGCTCCCTGGTGGTCCGCAACTCCACCTCCCCGGCCTGA
- a CDS encoding ribokinase, whose product MSPAPEGTNGGIVVVGSLNADLTIYCERLPLPGETVHGNGFAVNPGGKSANQAVAASRLGARVRLVGAVGDDSNGRMLLSSASGAGVDVRHVRTAAAETGVAVIAVDAAGENNIIISAGANGTLAPADVAAAADAIRGAAVVCLCLEVGMETVLAAAQAGHDAGATVVLNLSPYAEIPQQLADLTDVLLVNAHEASQFLGSAEIPGSDGDAGDWEAVRLRFAGRGLQQVLVTLGANGSVVLDSLAGTGEQLVQIAPIRVNAVDTTGAGDAFTGAVAARLAAGASLADAAAFASIAAALATTKKGTQAAYPDEDDVKRVLTAGAV is encoded by the coding sequence ATGAGCCCCGCACCCGAAGGGACGAACGGCGGGATCGTCGTCGTCGGCTCCCTGAACGCGGACCTCACCATCTACTGCGAGCGGCTGCCGCTGCCCGGCGAGACCGTGCACGGCAACGGTTTCGCGGTGAACCCCGGCGGCAAGAGCGCCAACCAGGCAGTCGCTGCCAGCCGGCTGGGTGCCCGGGTCCGCCTCGTGGGTGCCGTGGGCGACGATTCCAACGGCCGGATGCTGCTCTCCTCGGCCTCCGGCGCGGGAGTGGACGTGCGGCACGTCCGGACCGCCGCCGCTGAGACCGGCGTTGCCGTCATCGCGGTGGATGCCGCCGGCGAAAACAACATCATCATCTCGGCCGGGGCCAACGGCACCTTGGCGCCCGCGGACGTCGCCGCGGCCGCGGATGCCATCAGGGGCGCCGCCGTGGTCTGCCTCTGCCTGGAAGTGGGCATGGAGACGGTGCTGGCTGCCGCGCAGGCAGGGCACGACGCCGGCGCAACAGTGGTGCTGAACCTCTCGCCTTATGCGGAGATTCCGCAGCAGCTGGCCGACCTCACCGACGTCCTGCTGGTCAACGCCCATGAGGCCTCGCAGTTCCTGGGCTCGGCCGAGATTCCCGGCAGCGACGGCGACGCGGGCGACTGGGAAGCGGTCCGGCTGCGCTTTGCCGGGCGGGGGCTCCAGCAGGTCCTGGTCACGCTCGGGGCCAATGGCTCCGTGGTGCTCGATTCCCTGGCCGGCACGGGGGAGCAGCTTGTCCAGATCGCGCCGATCAGGGTCAATGCCGTGGACACCACCGGCGCGGGCGACGCCTTCACGGGTGCCGTGGCCGCGCGCCTGGCGGCGGGCGCGTCCCTGGCTGACGCCGCCGCGTTCGCCTCCATCGCCGCCGCGTTGGCCACCACCAAGAAGGGCACCCAGGCCGCCTACCCTGACGAGGACGACGTCAAACGGGTGCTCACCGCGGGCGCCGTCTGA
- a CDS encoding (p)ppGpp synthetase: MPSNWDSLDVSLRESVQENVEIYERVRPALKLVTHDVLVILRDMLKDTEVTPLFVTGRTKTVESFREKISRIEEPLEPGGPVVLKFPDPFRTLNDMVGVRIITKLPAENAVAANIIKRQRQVFDCRGDREKDIGSIESGTYGYSSRHLILRTIQNEAVKEYQQVFNPDVPPNGSYFFECQIRTVFAHAWSEIEHDIRFKAEDPRAWTPHFDRQFTATAAMLETVESAFADLHERYEEVRSYWDMDGEGAAPLTPNRIRDVWRTLLPHVDRKVDDDWGWAAELMAAHGLNQTVQLAGLLSAQRITEVRKALDHRYSPGPDRLLDDLLLWQYGTKHIDLTAEAHDVVPHPRRDSLLRRLKQIERYRHAKAT; the protein is encoded by the coding sequence ATGCCGAGTAACTGGGACAGCCTGGACGTCAGCCTCCGCGAATCCGTGCAGGAGAACGTGGAGATCTACGAACGCGTCCGGCCTGCCCTGAAGCTGGTCACCCATGACGTCCTGGTGATCCTGCGCGACATGTTGAAGGACACCGAGGTCACGCCGCTGTTTGTCACCGGGCGCACCAAAACGGTGGAATCCTTCCGCGAAAAAATCTCCCGGATCGAGGAACCGCTGGAACCCGGCGGCCCCGTCGTGCTGAAGTTCCCGGACCCGTTCCGCACCCTTAATGACATGGTGGGCGTCCGCATCATCACCAAGCTGCCCGCCGAGAACGCGGTGGCGGCCAACATCATCAAGCGCCAGCGCCAGGTGTTTGACTGCCGCGGGGACCGGGAGAAGGACATCGGCTCCATCGAGTCCGGCACCTACGGCTACTCCAGCCGCCACCTCATCCTGCGCACCATCCAGAACGAGGCCGTCAAGGAGTACCAGCAGGTCTTCAATCCGGATGTCCCGCCCAACGGCAGCTACTTCTTCGAGTGCCAGATCCGCACGGTCTTCGCGCACGCCTGGAGCGAGATCGAGCACGACATCCGCTTCAAAGCCGAGGACCCGCGCGCCTGGACGCCGCATTTCGACCGCCAGTTCACCGCCACCGCAGCCATGCTGGAGACCGTGGAGAGCGCCTTCGCCGACCTCCACGAGCGGTACGAGGAGGTCCGCAGCTACTGGGACATGGATGGCGAGGGGGCGGCGCCGCTGACCCCCAACCGCATCCGCGACGTCTGGCGGACGCTGCTGCCCCATGTGGACCGCAAAGTGGACGATGACTGGGGCTGGGCTGCGGAACTGATGGCGGCCCACGGCCTGAACCAGACCGTCCAGCTCGCCGGGCTGCTCAGCGCCCAGCGGATCACCGAGGTCCGCAAGGCCCTGGACCACCGCTACTCCCCCGGCCCGGACCGGCTGCTGGACGACCTCCTGCTCTGGCAGTACGGCACCAAACACATTGACCTCACCGCAGAAGCGCACGACGTCGTCCCGCACCCGCGGCGCGACAGCCTCCTGCGGCGGCTAAAACAGATTGAGCGCTACCGCCACGCCAAGGCCACGTAA
- a CDS encoding nucleoside hydrolase — translation MEPELTKPAPRKIILDCDPGHDDAVALLLAHGNPNIELLAVTTVVGNQTLEKVTKNALSVGTIAGITGVPFAAGCARPLVRTIENAPDIHGESGMDGPAQPESAIALDPRHAVDLIIDTVMAHEPGTVTLVPTGGLTNIALAARKEPRIVERVKEVVLMGGGYHVGNWSAVAEFNIIIDPEAAHIVFNEKWPVVMVGLDLTHQALATPEVVENIAAVGTGPAKFVLELMEFFTKTYKDAQGFDYPPVHDPCAVAYVIDPSIVSTRKVPVDIELQGKLTLGMTVADFRAPAPEDCHTSVAVDLDHKRFWDLVTDALVRIGEPAGEPALEAAAGTK, via the coding sequence GTGGAACCCGAACTGACGAAACCCGCCCCCAGGAAGATCATCCTCGACTGCGACCCCGGGCATGATGACGCCGTCGCACTGCTTCTCGCACACGGCAACCCGAACATCGAACTGCTGGCCGTCACCACCGTAGTGGGCAACCAGACCCTCGAAAAGGTCACCAAAAACGCCCTGTCCGTCGGAACCATCGCGGGCATCACCGGTGTTCCGTTCGCCGCCGGCTGCGCCCGCCCCCTGGTCCGCACCATCGAAAACGCGCCGGACATCCACGGCGAGTCGGGCATGGACGGCCCCGCCCAGCCCGAGTCGGCCATCGCCCTGGACCCGCGCCACGCCGTCGACCTCATCATCGACACCGTTATGGCCCACGAACCCGGCACCGTCACCCTGGTCCCCACCGGCGGCCTCACCAACATCGCCCTCGCTGCCCGCAAGGAACCGCGCATCGTGGAACGCGTGAAGGAAGTGGTCCTGATGGGCGGCGGCTATCACGTGGGCAACTGGAGCGCCGTGGCCGAATTCAACATCATCATCGATCCCGAAGCCGCGCACATCGTCTTCAACGAGAAGTGGCCCGTGGTGATGGTGGGACTGGACCTCACGCATCAGGCCCTGGCCACCCCCGAGGTGGTGGAAAACATCGCCGCAGTGGGCACCGGACCGGCCAAATTCGTGCTGGAACTGATGGAGTTCTTCACCAAGACCTACAAGGACGCCCAGGGCTTCGACTACCCGCCGGTCCACGATCCGTGCGCCGTGGCCTACGTGATCGATCCCAGCATCGTCAGCACCCGCAAAGTCCCCGTGGACATCGAACTGCAGGGCAAACTCACCCTCGGCATGACCGTGGCCGATTTCCGCGCCCCCGCACCCGAGGACTGCCACACCTCCGTGGCCGTTGACCTGGACCACAAGAGGTTCTGGGACCTCGTCACCGACGCCCTTGTCCGGATCGGCGAACCCGCCGGCGAACCCGCCCTCGAAGCAGCGGCAGGGACCAAGTAG
- a CDS encoding MFS transporter translates to MSATLTTTKGANVTALMVALLAACVAFQLNASMLSPALVTMGEELNTDQATIGLSQTWFFTAAALFSLFLPRLSDIIGRKRILVGMMILMAVGSVIAALAPDVTWLFVGRIIQGVSGPTVPLCLIMLRSAVSSPKKYGTLMGLITAVNGGVAGVDSFVGGYFAEHYGFRSIFWLMVVLAVVATALIAFLATESKPAAGTTMDWLGVFFIVVAVGALLTALNEGAKLVSAFEPGTLLLSVGLVVVAGAAFYLFWRTEKRAKQPMVEIVHLRQRSTWAPLLTTTLTMTGIFAVINGIVPAYVQAAAPGFGIGPTEMSLLILTPYALLGWLIGPVSGRLAPVLGYTKVLRIGMLGSIVALAVIAFLGLSSLPLMIAGTVLLGIMYAGTVNIMLNGLGVVLSPAGNPGFLPGMNAGAFNLGAGLSFLVLPAVLVATSALGDAKASYLSVVVTGLVITIAAFGASLLIPKPVEAEVTE, encoded by the coding sequence ATGAGCGCCACACTCACAACCACCAAGGGCGCCAACGTCACCGCACTCATGGTGGCCCTGCTCGCCGCGTGCGTCGCCTTCCAGCTCAACGCCTCCATGCTCAGCCCCGCGCTGGTCACCATGGGCGAGGAACTCAACACTGACCAGGCCACCATCGGGCTGTCCCAGACCTGGTTCTTCACCGCCGCCGCCCTCTTCTCCCTCTTCCTGCCGCGCCTGAGCGACATCATCGGGCGCAAGAGGATCCTGGTGGGCATGATGATCCTTATGGCCGTCGGCTCGGTCATCGCCGCGCTGGCCCCGGACGTCACCTGGCTCTTTGTGGGCCGCATCATCCAGGGCGTCAGCGGCCCCACCGTGCCGCTCTGCCTGATCATGCTCCGCTCCGCCGTCAGCAGCCCCAAGAAATACGGCACCCTGATGGGCCTGATCACGGCAGTCAACGGCGGCGTGGCCGGCGTGGACTCCTTTGTGGGCGGCTACTTTGCCGAGCACTACGGCTTCCGCAGCATCTTCTGGCTCATGGTGGTCCTGGCCGTCGTCGCCACGGCCCTGATCGCGTTCCTTGCCACCGAAAGCAAGCCCGCGGCCGGCACCACCATGGACTGGCTTGGCGTGTTCTTCATCGTGGTGGCCGTGGGCGCCCTGCTCACTGCCCTCAACGAAGGCGCCAAACTGGTCTCCGCCTTCGAACCCGGCACGCTGCTGCTCTCCGTTGGCCTGGTGGTGGTGGCCGGCGCCGCGTTCTACCTGTTCTGGCGGACCGAAAAGCGCGCCAAGCAGCCCATGGTGGAAATCGTCCACCTGCGCCAGCGCTCCACCTGGGCGCCGCTGCTGACCACCACCCTGACCATGACCGGCATCTTCGCCGTCATCAACGGGATCGTCCCCGCCTATGTCCAGGCAGCAGCGCCCGGCTTTGGCATCGGCCCCACCGAAATGTCGCTCCTTATCCTCACCCCGTACGCCCTGCTCGGCTGGCTGATCGGCCCCGTCAGCGGCCGCCTCGCTCCCGTCCTCGGCTACACCAAGGTCCTGCGGATCGGCATGCTCGGCAGCATCGTGGCCCTGGCCGTCATCGCGTTCCTCGGCCTGAGCAGCCTGCCCCTGATGATCGCCGGCACGGTCTTGCTGGGCATCATGTACGCCGGTACGGTCAACATCATGCTGAACGGCCTCGGAGTTGTCCTCTCACCCGCCGGAAACCCGGGTTTCCTCCCCGGCATGAACGCGGGTGCCTTCAACCTCGGCGCCGGCCTGAGCTTCCTGGTGCTGCCCGCAGTGCTGGTGGCGACGTCGGCACTTGGCGATGCGAAGGCGTCCTACCTCAGCGTGGTGGTCACCGGGCTGGTCATCACCATTGCCGCCTTCGGCGCCTCGCTGCTGATTCCCAAGCCGGTTGAGGCTGAGGTGACCGAATGA
- a CDS encoding helix-turn-helix domain-containing protein, translated as MRTLADDLEAPDDVHTRIVVAAYGLFSRRGIRDVGVDELIRASGVAKATFYRHFPSKDDLVLAFLKRRDELWMMGSVVPEARRRAANPEEQLLAIFDIYDEWFQDDDFEACSFVKVLLEMGAAHPLGKASIEYLARIRHQVRILADEAGLADSEAFALSWHILMKGSIIAAAEGDKLAARRARRMAAGLIAEHRPQKPPQA; from the coding sequence ATGAGGACACTCGCCGATGACCTTGAAGCACCTGATGATGTCCATACCCGGATTGTGGTGGCTGCCTACGGCTTGTTCTCCCGCCGGGGGATCCGCGATGTGGGGGTTGACGAGCTGATCCGGGCGTCGGGCGTCGCCAAGGCAACGTTCTACCGGCATTTCCCGTCGAAGGATGACCTGGTGCTGGCCTTTTTGAAGCGGCGCGACGAGCTGTGGATGATGGGGTCTGTTGTCCCGGAAGCCCGGCGCAGGGCAGCGAACCCCGAAGAGCAGCTACTCGCCATCTTCGACATTTACGATGAATGGTTCCAGGACGACGATTTCGAAGCATGTTCGTTCGTGAAAGTCCTGCTTGAAATGGGGGCCGCCCACCCGCTGGGGAAGGCGAGCATCGAATACCTGGCGAGAATCCGCCACCAGGTACGGATCCTGGCCGATGAAGCAGGCCTGGCGGATTCCGAGGCGTTCGCACTCTCCTGGCACATCCTTATGAAGGGCTCCATCATTGCCGCTGCCGAGGGTGACAAGCTGGCTGCCCGCCGGGCGCGGAGGATGGCCGCCGGGCTGATTGCTGAGCACCGCCCGCAAAAACCTCCGCAGGCGTGA
- a CDS encoding glycosyltransferase family 87 protein has protein sequence MSTDAFFASLTRVRNVILPTAVRSWLNTSRGLLTGFILVHLGFLVFGAMLSLRGEAFSDTFIYRDWAAAGFNEANLTGGPSPWVYPILALIPMAIAGLAGPGPFFFLWVLMTTLLNGWGLAKLTDRGRNQDAIPAGWWWLIFTLLMGWLGFARVDGLTAPIVLVALAYGVGRPFIASVILAAATWVKVWPAAVMLALFAVVKNRLVVVLAGVATSAVVVALAAAVGSVPKLLNFLTQQGDRGMQLEATFTTPWLWLSVLNIGDSRMYMNTDINSMQVDGPGTAVMSVLMQPLLILAALLVAGLTFWALHNGKLNGNHADGVDRTELLLAGALTLTTAFVVFNKVGSPQFMVWLAPAVAVGLAHSWREWRVPAAMLIAIAVATFFIYPLFYDALSHNNPLMAGVLTIRNVLLVVLFLWSVRRLYSLGKKTPASVPALKES, from the coding sequence ATTTCCACGGACGCATTCTTCGCCTCGCTCACCCGGGTCCGCAACGTCATCCTGCCCACGGCCGTGCGGTCCTGGCTGAACACTTCCCGGGGCCTGCTCACCGGCTTCATCCTGGTGCATCTCGGGTTCCTGGTCTTCGGCGCCATGCTGTCCCTCCGCGGTGAGGCATTCAGCGATACCTTCATCTACCGGGACTGGGCAGCGGCCGGCTTTAACGAAGCGAACCTCACCGGCGGCCCCAGCCCCTGGGTATACCCCATCCTGGCCTTGATTCCCATGGCCATCGCGGGGCTGGCCGGACCCGGGCCGTTCTTCTTCCTGTGGGTGCTGATGACCACGCTCCTCAACGGGTGGGGCCTGGCCAAACTCACCGACCGTGGCCGCAACCAGGACGCCATCCCCGCCGGCTGGTGGTGGCTGATCTTCACACTGCTGATGGGCTGGCTGGGCTTCGCCCGCGTGGACGGCCTCACCGCACCGATCGTGCTGGTGGCCCTGGCCTACGGCGTGGGCCGGCCGTTCATCGCCTCTGTCATCCTCGCCGCCGCGACCTGGGTGAAGGTCTGGCCGGCCGCAGTGATGCTTGCCCTCTTCGCCGTCGTGAAGAACCGCCTCGTGGTGGTGCTGGCCGGCGTCGCCACCTCCGCGGTGGTGGTGGCACTGGCAGCCGCGGTGGGCAGTGTGCCCAAGCTGCTGAACTTCCTGACCCAGCAGGGTGACCGCGGCATGCAGCTTGAGGCGACCTTCACCACCCCGTGGCTGTGGCTGTCCGTGCTCAACATCGGGGATTCCCGGATGTACATGAACACGGACATCAACTCCATGCAGGTGGACGGTCCCGGCACGGCCGTGATGTCCGTCCTGATGCAGCCGCTGCTGATCCTGGCGGCGCTGCTGGTGGCCGGCCTGACTTTCTGGGCCCTGCACAATGGCAAGCTCAACGGCAACCACGCCGACGGCGTGGACCGGACCGAACTGCTCCTCGCCGGGGCACTCACCCTGACCACCGCCTTTGTGGTCTTCAACAAGGTGGGGTCGCCCCAGTTCATGGTCTGGCTGGCCCCGGCCGTGGCAGTGGGGCTGGCGCACAGCTGGCGCGAGTGGCGGGTTCCCGCGGCCATGCTGATTGCCATCGCCGTGGCCACATTCTTCATCTACCCGTTGTTCTACGACGCCCTGAGCCACAACAACCCGCTGATGGCCGGCGTTCTGACCATCCGCAACGTCCTCCTGGTGGTCCTGTTCCTGTGGTCCGTCCGGCGGCTGTACTCGTTGGGCAAGAAGACTCCCGCGTCCGTTCCCGCGCTCAAGGAGTCCTGA
- a CDS encoding glycosyltransferase 87 family protein produces MVDWFARPSSVWWGFAVIHLYFLGWMASFFLNGDTFSDTEQYRQWAMDGYNPDSLDGKISPWVYPVLAQIPIFLANIAGPGLYLLCWFLIITALNAVGLVYLTRGPRKVRGIAPAWWWLFFTVFMGYLSFARVEGITAPIVLIALLYAAERPVVAGVLLSVATWIKVWPAAVLVPIVIASRRRIQVLASGVAVTAVVGLGTYLSGGLPHILDFLTNQGERGMQLEATFSTPWVWLSVFHIAGSRMADNTAINSTEVYGPGASVAAFLMQPLLIVAAVVAAILLVRALKRGAEREELFMEGALMMVTAFIVFNKVGSPQFIIWLAPVIVAGLTHDWDRWKVPAALLMGIAITTFVIYPLFYTPLIHAHPVMAAILTTRNVLLVVLLWWSVKRTAELGRKPASIPEARAA; encoded by the coding sequence GTGGTGGACTGGTTCGCCCGTCCCTCCAGTGTCTGGTGGGGCTTCGCGGTCATCCACCTGTACTTCCTGGGCTGGATGGCATCGTTCTTCCTGAACGGCGATACCTTCAGCGACACCGAGCAGTACCGCCAGTGGGCCATGGACGGCTACAACCCGGACAGCCTGGACGGAAAGATCAGCCCCTGGGTATATCCCGTGTTGGCGCAGATCCCGATCTTCCTCGCGAACATCGCCGGGCCCGGCCTCTACCTGCTCTGCTGGTTCCTGATCATTACAGCCCTCAACGCCGTCGGTCTTGTGTACCTGACCCGCGGGCCGCGGAAAGTGCGCGGGATTGCCCCGGCTTGGTGGTGGCTGTTTTTTACGGTCTTTATGGGGTACCTCAGCTTCGCCCGGGTGGAGGGCATCACCGCCCCCATTGTGCTGATCGCCCTGCTCTACGCGGCTGAACGGCCCGTTGTGGCGGGCGTCCTGCTGAGCGTGGCCACCTGGATCAAAGTGTGGCCGGCAGCGGTCCTGGTGCCGATTGTGATTGCCAGCCGGCGGCGGATCCAGGTTCTGGCCTCCGGGGTCGCCGTGACCGCGGTGGTGGGCTTGGGCACCTACCTTTCCGGCGGGCTGCCGCACATCCTGGACTTCCTCACCAACCAGGGCGAGCGGGGCATGCAGCTGGAGGCCACCTTCTCCACGCCCTGGGTGTGGCTGAGCGTCTTCCACATTGCTGGCTCCAGGATGGCGGACAACACCGCCATCAACTCCACCGAGGTGTATGGTCCCGGCGCATCGGTGGCCGCGTTCCTGATGCAGCCGCTGCTCATCGTCGCCGCGGTGGTGGCGGCCATCCTGCTGGTCCGGGCCCTGAAGCGCGGAGCGGAGCGGGAAGAGCTGTTCATGGAGGGCGCCCTGATGATGGTCACGGCGTTCATCGTGTTCAACAAGGTGGGTTCGCCGCAGTTCATCATCTGGCTGGCCCCGGTGATTGTGGCCGGTCTGACACATGACTGGGACCGATGGAAGGTCCCGGCCGCCCTGCTGATGGGGATCGCCATAACCACATTCGTGATTTACCCGCTGTTTTACACCCCGCTCATCCACGCCCACCCGGTCATGGCTGCCATCCTCACCACCCGCAACGTGCTCCTGGTGGTGCTGCTGTGGTGGTCCGTGAAGCGGACCGCGGAGCTCGGCCGGAAGCCGGCGTCCATTCCTGAGGCGCGGGCCGCCTAA
- a CDS encoding cytosine permease: MQDNLSTKQSESAMMPAEDCEAWLQPIPESQRTHKVSGQFWIWAGANLAPINWVLGALGIHLGLGFADTVTVLVLGNLIGMLLFGCFVLLGQKTGATGMVLARAAFGRRGNYLPAAIQALLVIGWCAVNTWIILDLVMALFGTLGWVDPTAHNYVWKIGVATAIMAAQVAIAWFGYKAIAAFEKWTVPPTIIILAVMSAVAWFGMKIDWGYAGPAGQILQGSERIAAMSAVMTAIGIGWGITWFTYAADYSRFVSTEVPKKKVYLASVLGQFIPVVWLGVLGASLATNSGEIDPGKLIVQNFGVMALPVLLMVLHGPIATNILNIYTFSVATQALDITISRRKLNLFVGVFSLAAVVFFIFQEDFAAVLDAWLIGLVAWVAAWGGVMLVHYFWLDKRYPGNPERLFDAVGTKRLPVVNWAGIVSLLVGIFATWLFMYGLVPAMQGPIAVALGGWDLSWLAGGLASAGSYAVLGPRFHRAHLDSALPAATVAQATADLRFATQPTAPAAH; the protein is encoded by the coding sequence ATGCAAGACAACCTCTCAACTAAGCAGTCTGAGTCGGCAATGATGCCGGCTGAGGACTGCGAAGCCTGGCTCCAGCCCATTCCCGAGTCCCAGCGCACGCACAAAGTTTCCGGCCAGTTCTGGATCTGGGCCGGCGCAAATCTTGCTCCGATCAACTGGGTGCTCGGCGCCCTCGGCATCCACCTCGGCCTCGGCTTCGCCGACACCGTCACCGTTCTGGTTTTGGGGAACCTGATCGGCATGCTGCTGTTCGGCTGCTTCGTCCTGCTCGGCCAGAAGACCGGCGCCACCGGCATGGTCCTGGCCCGAGCCGCCTTCGGCCGCCGCGGCAATTACCTCCCGGCAGCCATCCAGGCCCTCCTGGTGATCGGCTGGTGCGCGGTCAACACCTGGATCATCCTGGACCTGGTCATGGCCCTGTTCGGCACCCTCGGCTGGGTTGATCCCACGGCCCACAACTACGTATGGAAGATCGGTGTGGCCACCGCCATCATGGCCGCACAGGTGGCCATCGCCTGGTTCGGCTACAAGGCCATCGCAGCGTTCGAAAAGTGGACCGTCCCGCCCACCATCATCATCCTCGCCGTGATGTCCGCCGTTGCCTGGTTCGGCATGAAGATCGACTGGGGCTACGCCGGCCCGGCCGGTCAGATCCTGCAGGGTTCAGAGCGCATCGCGGCTATGAGCGCCGTGATGACTGCCATCGGCATCGGCTGGGGCATCACCTGGTTCACCTACGCCGCCGACTACTCCCGGTTTGTCAGCACCGAAGTGCCCAAGAAGAAGGTCTACCTGGCATCCGTCCTGGGCCAGTTCATCCCCGTCGTATGGCTCGGCGTCCTCGGTGCCAGCCTCGCCACCAACAGCGGCGAGATCGACCCCGGCAAGCTCATCGTCCAAAACTTCGGCGTCATGGCGCTGCCCGTACTGCTGATGGTGCTGCACGGACCCATCGCCACGAACATCCTGAACATCTACACCTTCTCGGTCGCAACCCAGGCGCTGGATATCACCATCAGCCGCCGCAAGCTCAACCTGTTCGTCGGCGTCTTTTCCCTCGCCGCCGTGGTGTTCTTCATCTTCCAGGAAGACTTCGCCGCCGTCCTCGATGCCTGGCTGATCGGGCTCGTGGCCTGGGTGGCCGCCTGGGGCGGAGTCATGCTGGTGCACTACTTCTGGCTCGACAAGCGCTACCCGGGCAACCCGGAACGGCTCTTCGACGCAGTGGGCACCAAGCGGCTCCCGGTCGTGAACTGGGCCGGCATTGTGTCCCTCCTGGTGGGCATCTTCGCAACGTGGCTGTTCATGTACGGGCTCGTTCCCGCCATGCAGGGCCCCATCGCAGTGGCCCTGGGCGGCTGGGACCTCTCCTGGCTCGCAGGCGGCCTGGCCAGCGCCGGCAGCTACGCCGTCCTTGGCCCGAGGTTCCACCGCGCACACCTGGACTCGGCTTTGCCGGCCGCCACGGTTGCCCAGGCCACCGCGGACCTGCGGTTCGCCACGCAGCCCACGGCACCCGCAGCTCACTAA